Below is a window of Frigoribacterium sp. SL97 DNA.
CCGACGCCGGACTGACCGGCCTCGTAGCCGTAGAGGCCGTCGACGATGCCACCGTCGACGACGCCGCACATGCCGGGCACCTCGGCGAGCTTGTCGCCGTTCATGACGTGGCAGGTGCTCGTGCCCATGATGGCGACCATCTGGCCGGGCTGCGTGGCCTTGGCGGCCGGGGCCGTGACGTGCGCGTCGACGTTGCCGACGGCCACGGCGATGCCCTCGGGCAGTCCGGTCCAGCCGGCGGCCTCGGCCGTCAGCGTGCCCGCGACGTCGCCCAGGGCGCCGATCTCGTGCACGACCTTGGTCTCGGCGAAGTCGGCGAAGTCGGGGTTGAGGGCGGCGAGGAACTCGCGGCTGGGGTACTCGCCGTCCTGGTAGATGCCCTTGTACCCGGCGGTGCAGGCGTTGCGCACGTAGCGGCCGCTGAGCTGCCAGACGATCCAGTCGGCGGCCTCGACCCAGTGCTCGGTCGCGGCGTAGACCTCGGGGTCCTCTTCGAGTAGCTGCAGCCCCTTGGCGAACTCCCACTCGCTCGAGATGAGCCCGCCGTACCGGGGCAGCCACGACTCGCCCCGCGACGCGGCCAGCTCGTTGATGCGGTCGGCCTGGCCCTGCGCGGCGTGGTGACGCCACAGCTTGACGAACGCGTGCGGGCGGCCGGCGAAGCGGTCGAGCTCGTTGAGCGGGGTGCCGTCGGCGGTGGTCGGCACCATGGTGCAGGCCGTGAAGTCGGTGCCGATGCCGACGACCGCGGCGGGGTCGACGCCCGACGCGCGGAGGGCCTCGGGAACGGCGTTCTTCAGCACGTCGACGTAGTCGGACGGCACCTGCAGGGCCCAGTCGGCGGGCAGGCGCTCGCCCGTTCCGGGCAGCGTGCGGTCGACGACCGCGTTCGGGTACTCGAACGTGGCGCTGGCCAGTTCGGCGCCGTCACGCACGCGCACGACGACCGCGAGGCCGCTGAGCGTGCCGTAGTCGACGCCGACGACGTACGTCTCGGCCGAGGCGCCGGCGGGGTCGGGAGCCGCGGGCGACGGGTCGGAGGGGATGGCGGTCTCAGCCATGGAACGTCCTTGTCCTGATGCGAAAGTGAGCGCTCACATTCTCACATGAGCGAGTGGGACCGTGCAATCTCGCACGGGCGGTTCGGGGTCGGTCAGCGGGCCGGGGCCGCCGTCGAGCGGCGGACGACGAGCTCGGGGTCGAGTGCCGCCACGGGCGCCTCGTCGCCGGCGAGCACGGCCTCGACGGTCGTCATGAGTCGGCGCCCGAGTGGCTCGAAGTCCTGCCGCACGGTGGTCAGCGGCGGGACGAAGTGTTCGGCCTCGGGGATGTCGTCGAAGCCGACGATGCTCACGTCGCGCGGCACGACCCGACCGGCGTCGACGTACGCGTGCACGACGCCGAGCGCCATCTGGTCGTTGCCGCAGAACACGGCCGTGACGTCGTCGCGTCCGGCCAGCTCTCGGCCGATGCGATGACCGGAGCCCGGGGTCCAGTCGCCGCGCAGCAGCACCGTCGAGTCGACGCCGAGCCGTTCGCAGGCCTCGCGCCAGCCCCGCTCGCGGTCGCGGCCGTCCATCCACCCGTCGGGCCCGGCGACGTG
It encodes the following:
- the araB gene encoding ribulokinase; its protein translation is MAETAIPSDPSPAAPDPAGASAETYVVGVDYGTLSGLAVVVRVRDGAELASATFEYPNAVVDRTLPGTGERLPADWALQVPSDYVDVLKNAVPEALRASGVDPAAVVGIGTDFTACTMVPTTADGTPLNELDRFAGRPHAFVKLWRHHAAQGQADRINELAASRGESWLPRYGGLISSEWEFAKGLQLLEEDPEVYAATEHWVEAADWIVWQLSGRYVRNACTAGYKGIYQDGEYPSREFLAALNPDFADFAETKVVHEIGALGDVAGTLTAEAAGWTGLPEGIAVAVGNVDAHVTAPAAKATQPGQMVAIMGTSTCHVMNGDKLAEVPGMCGVVDGGIVDGLYGYEAGQSGVGDIFAWYVKNQVPQSSVDDAAAAGKSVHQHLTDLAYEQPVGAHGLVALDWHSGNRSVLVDHELSGVIVGQTLSTTPEEGYRALLEATAFGTRRIVQAFEESGVPVTEFIAAGGLLKNKHLMQTYSDVLRMPISTITSEQGPALGSAIHAAVAAGAYPDIRSAAEAMGSVDRATYVPDEAAADAYDALYAEYLLLHDWFGRGGNDVMHRLRAMRREATRASSAPSATTEGGGGTDAVEQDATASATSDAQVTA